A window of the Nitrospirota bacterium genome harbors these coding sequences:
- a CDS encoding HEPN domain-containing protein: protein MTPKFKTRDVAKSLYTNYLKRAEECLHAAKISFDHSEWNAATINAIHSCIAGCDAMCVYFLGKRNAGENHNDAITLFKTIRVDDEGINTNANRIVRILRIKNMAEYEERLVYRSEAEKVLKDCERFFEYVKKEMP from the coding sequence ATGACGCCTAAATTCAAAACAAGGGACGTTGCAAAGTCATTATACACGAACTATCTTAAGCGCGCTGAGGAATGCCTCCACGCAGCAAAAATTTCTTTTGATCACTCAGAGTGGAATGCAGCTACTATTAACGCTATTCATTCCTGTATTGCAGGATGCGATGCTATGTGTGTGTATTTTTTAGGCAAGCGTAATGCAGGAGAGAATCATAATGATGCCATAACTCTTTTCAAAACCATTAGAGTGGATGACGAAGGAATAAATACAAATGCAAATAGAATCGTTAGAATCCTCCGCATTAAAAACATGGCTGAATACGAAGAAAGATTGGTTTATAGATCTGAAGCCGAAAAGGTTTTAAAAGACTGCGAAAGATTTTTTGAATATGTCAAAAAAGAAATGCCATAA
- a CDS encoding MOSC domain-containing protein — protein sequence MSAKIVSINISDKKGVRKKPVDEAFLRENYGIENDGHASDKWHRQVSLLAMESIKKMQAMGLKVGPGDFAENITTEGIDLLSLPIGTRIFAGQNSELEVSQIGKVCHTRCEIYNQAGDCVMPKEGIFAKVIKGGIIKKGDKIVIRD from the coding sequence ATGAGCGCTAAAATTGTTTCAATAAACATAAGCGACAAAAAGGGCGTAAGGAAAAAGCCTGTTGACGAGGCTTTTTTAAGAGAGAATTACGGGATTGAAAACGACGGCCACGCATCTGATAAATGGCACAGGCAGGTGAGCCTGCTGGCAATGGAAAGCATAAAAAAGATGCAGGCCATGGGGCTTAAAGTGGGCCCCGGTGATTTTGCAGAGAATATAACGACTGAAGGCATAGACCTTCTGAGCCTTCCAATCGGCACAAGGATTTTTGCCGGTCAGAATTCAGAACTTGAAGTGAGCCAGATAGGCAAGGTATGCCATACGCGCTGCGAGATTTACAATCAGGCAGGCGACTGCGTGATGCCTAAAGAAGGAATTTTTGCTAAAGTAATAAAAGGCGGCATTATTAAAAAAGGAGATAAGATAGTAATTAGGGATTAG
- a CDS encoding MogA/MoaB family molybdenum cofactor biosynthesis protein, with the protein MITVAVLTLSDKGSKGRRKDTSGPAIAVMVKKIKAKVISYEILPDEKALIKKRLISLCNKADLILTTGGTGLSPRDVTPEATLEVITREIPGIAEAMRFKSLKKTPCAMISRVVAGVRGRTLIINLPGSLKGAKENLEVILPALPHAIEKIKGSKKECAGIV; encoded by the coding sequence ATGATTACCGTTGCTGTTTTGACATTAAGCGATAAGGGCTCAAAGGGCAGGCGCAAGGACACGAGCGGGCCTGCAATTGCCGTAATGGTTAAAAAAATAAAGGCTAAGGTTATAAGTTATGAAATCCTGCCTGATGAAAAGGCGCTGATAAAGAAAAGGCTTATTTCTTTATGCAATAAAGCGGACCTCATACTTACCACCGGGGGCACAGGGCTTTCGCCGAGGGATGTGACGCCTGAGGCAACGCTTGAGGTCATAACGCGCGAGATACCGGGCATTGCAGAGGCGATGCGTTTTAAAAGTTTGAAAAAAACTCCCTGTGCAATGATTTCAAGGGTGGTTGCAGGCGTGCGCGGCCGGACACTTATAATTAATCTCCCCGGCAGTTTAAAGGGCGCAAAAGAAAACCTTGAGGTAATTCTTCCGGCGCTTCCCCATGCCATTGAAAAAATCAAGGGGAGCAAAAAGGAGTGTGCAGGCATTGTTTAA
- a CDS encoding cytochrome c biogenesis protein CcdA translates to MPLKKSRGAKRSVQALFKICYLGAFLGGVLSFLSPCVLPLLPSYVSYITGISFEDLKAGDKKLIRKLTAINSLSFIAGFSFVFVMLGVFSSYLGRVFALYYDVIKTVGGFIIIFFGLYVMGVFKIGFLSMDKRVHLKSKPRGAAGSFVIGLSFASGWTPCIGPILASILVVAGTTGSAFYGFKLLLIYSAGLAIPFFITSMAINTFLSHYRGIQKYMKAIMILSGLLLIGFGVLLLTGEVTSLMSLVPQGLEIEPGKGICK, encoded by the coding sequence ATGCCATTGAAAAAATCAAGGGGAGCAAAAAGGAGTGTGCAGGCATTGTTTAAGATTTGTTATCTTGGAGCTTTTTTAGGCGGGGTGCTTTCATTTCTTTCACCGTGCGTGCTTCCGCTTCTGCCCTCATATGTATCTTACATCACGGGCATTTCCTTTGAAGATCTTAAGGCAGGCGACAAAAAACTCATAAGAAAACTCACTGCGATAAATTCCCTTTCATTTATTGCAGGATTTTCCTTTGTATTTGTCATGCTCGGCGTCTTCTCATCATACTTAGGCCGAGTGTTTGCCCTTTATTATGATGTGATAAAAACAGTCGGCGGGTTTATAATTATCTTCTTCGGGCTTTATGTGATGGGGGTTTTTAAGATTGGTTTTCTGTCAATGGATAAGAGGGTGCATCTTAAGTCCAAACCGAGGGGCGCCGCAGGTTCGTTTGTAATAGGCCTGAGTTTTGCAAGCGGATGGACTCCGTGCATCGGCCCCATACTTGCGTCAATCCTTGTGGTTGCAGGCACCACAGGCTCAGCATTTTACGGATTCAAATTATTGCTGATATATTCCGCAGGGCTTGCCATACCTTTTTTCATAACATCAATGGCAATAAACACATTTCTGAGCCACTACCGCGGCATACAGAAATATATGAAAGCGATAATGATTTTAAGCGGATTGCTTTTAATCGGGTTCGGCGTATTGCTTCTGACAGGGGAAGTTACTTCCTTAATGAGCCTTGTGCCGCAGGGCTTGGAGATTGAGCCCGGCAAGGGTATCTGCAAATAG
- the leuC gene encoding 3-isopropylmalate dehydratase large subunit, with protein sequence MTITEKILAVHAGKKEVLPGELINAKVDLVLANDITAPIAITEFKKTGAKDVFNKDRVALIPDHFAPQKDIKAAEQCKMLRDFSREYGLKLYFEVGRMGVEHALLPEQGLVVPGDLIIGADSHTCTYGALGAFATGVGSTDVASAMATGECWFKVPESMKFIYYGKLNKWVSGKDLILYTIGDIGVDGALYRAMEFEGETIKNMPIHARLTMCNMAIEAGGKNGIIVPDEITEQYAKGRAKREYKIYASDKNAKYAEVKEYDCSKIPLTVSCPHLPSNTKPAAELFEVTIDQVVVGSCTNGRIEDLREAAEVIKGKKVNPNVRMIVIPATQKIYLQAVKEGLAEIFVNAEAVFSTPTCGPCLGGHMGILAKGEKAIATTNRNFVGRMGHPESEVYLSNPAVAAASAIKGRIAVPEEVG encoded by the coding sequence TTGACAATTACGGAAAAAATCCTTGCAGTGCATGCAGGCAAAAAAGAGGTTTTGCCAGGTGAATTAATCAACGCAAAGGTGGACCTGGTCCTTGCCAATGACATAACTGCGCCCATAGCAATCACCGAATTTAAAAAAACAGGGGCCAAGGACGTATTTAATAAAGACAGGGTTGCGCTTATCCCGGATCACTTTGCGCCTCAGAAGGACATCAAGGCGGCTGAACAGTGCAAGATGCTCAGGGACTTCTCAAGGGAATATGGCCTCAAGCTTTATTTTGAGGTCGGCAGGATGGGCGTTGAGCATGCGCTTTTGCCTGAGCAGGGGCTTGTTGTGCCCGGGGATTTAATCATAGGCGCAGACAGCCATACATGCACATACGGCGCGCTCGGCGCATTTGCCACAGGCGTTGGTTCAACAGATGTTGCATCTGCCATGGCAACCGGTGAATGCTGGTTTAAGGTGCCTGAATCAATGAAGTTCATATATTACGGAAAACTCAATAAATGGGTCAGCGGAAAAGACCTTATACTTTATACAATCGGCGACATAGGCGTTGACGGCGCGCTTTACAGGGCAATGGAATTTGAAGGCGAGACAATAAAAAATATGCCCATCCACGCAAGGCTTACGATGTGCAATATGGCAATAGAGGCCGGAGGCAAAAACGGCATCATCGTCCCTGATGAGATAACTGAACAGTATGCAAAAGGCAGGGCAAAGAGGGAGTATAAAATTTACGCCTCTGATAAGAATGCAAAATATGCTGAAGTGAAGGAGTATGACTGTTCTAAGATACCGCTTACTGTATCATGCCCGCACCTTCCTTCAAATACAAAGCCTGCGGCAGAGCTTTTTGAGGTAACGATAGATCAGGTTGTTGTTGGCTCCTGCACAAACGGCAGGATTGAGGATTTGAGAGAGGCGGCAGAGGTCATAAAAGGCAAAAAAGTAAATCCGAATGTGAGGATGATAGTCATTCCTGCAACGCAGAAGATTTATCTTCAGGCGGTTAAAGAAGGCTTGGCTGAGATATTTGTAAATGCAGAGGCGGTATTTTCAACGCCGACCTGCGGGCCCTGCCTCGGCGGTCACATGGGAATCCTTGCAAAAGGCGAGAAGGCGATTGCAACGACAAACAGGAATTTCGTAGGCAGGATGGGACACCCTGAGAGCGAGGTTTATCTTTCAAACCCTGCGGTTGCCGCCGCATCAGCGATAAAAGGAAGAATAGCCGTTCCTGAGGAGGTAGGATAA
- the leuD gene encoding 3-isopropylmalate dehydratase small subunit — MILKGRVWKFGDNIDTDAIIPARYLNTSDPKELARHVMEDADKEFPNKVKPSDMITGGANFGCGSSREHAPIAIKALGLQAVVAKSFARIFYRNAFNIGLPIFESDDASDKIKQGDVIEIDADKGIIKNITKNEQYTSKPIPPFMQELISAGGLIEWTKKKLRSSK, encoded by the coding sequence ATGATTTTAAAGGGCAGGGTCTGGAAATTCGGGGACAACATCGACACAGACGCCATAATACCGGCGCGTTATTTAAATACCTCAGACCCCAAAGAACTTGCAAGGCACGTGATGGAGGATGCCGATAAGGAATTCCCGAACAAGGTAAAGCCCAGCGATATGATAACCGGAGGGGCAAATTTCGGCTGCGGCTCATCAAGAGAGCATGCACCCATAGCAATAAAGGCGTTAGGCCTGCAGGCCGTTGTTGCAAAAAGCTTTGCGCGGATATTTTACAGGAACGCGTTTAATATCGGGCTTCCGATATTTGAATCTGATGATGCGTCTGATAAAATTAAACAAGGCGATGTCATTGAGATAGACGCTGATAAAGGCATAATCAAAAACATTACAAAAAACGAGCAGTACACCTCAAAACCCATTCCCCCATTTATGCAGGAATTAATCTCCGCAGGCGGGCTTATTGAATGGACCAAGAAAAAACTCCGCTCTTCAAAATAA
- a CDS encoding nucleotidyl transferase AbiEii/AbiGii toxin family protein, giving the protein MPAEYYNKILYPLQDKVIPVFKDTPFYLTGGTTLSRGYYNHRYSDDLDYFVNDHTDFQGIAEKQIKQLGDVFTEIKVAVKDTNFCRIFVGEEKLKVELINDVPSHIGALVNHPVLGLIDSKENILANKITAVSDRTLPKDIVDVFFLLNDGLSIKKALTDAGSKAAGISPLLIAKIFAEFDYSILDTEVKWVAPVSSESIKHFLNKLSLAIIEGKI; this is encoded by the coding sequence TTGCCTGCAGAGTATTACAATAAAATACTTTATCCGCTTCAGGATAAAGTAATCCCCGTCTTTAAAGATACCCCCTTTTATCTTACCGGAGGAACTACGCTTTCAAGGGGATATTACAATCACAGATATTCTGATGATTTGGATTATTTTGTCAATGACCATACTGATTTTCAGGGAATTGCGGAAAAACAAATTAAACAATTAGGCGATGTTTTTACAGAAATTAAGGTTGCGGTTAAGGATACAAATTTTTGCAGGATTTTTGTAGGCGAAGAAAAATTAAAAGTTGAGCTGATTAATGATGTGCCTTCGCATATCGGCGCATTGGTCAATCATCCGGTCCTAGGTCTTATAGATTCAAAGGAAAATATTCTTGCCAATAAAATAACTGCCGTATCTGACAGAACGCTTCCCAAAGATATTGTTGATGTTTTTTTTCTGTTAAATGACGGGTTAAGCATAAAAAAGGCTTTAACAGATGCAGGGAGCAAAGCCGCCGGCATATCGCCTCTGCTTATTGCAAAGATTTTCGCGGAGTTTGACTACAGCATCCTTGATACTGAGGTTAAATGGGTAGCCCCGGTTTCAAGCGAATCAATAAAGCATTTTCTAAATAAACTTTCGCTGGCTATTATTGAAGGGAAAATATAA